The Ranitomeya variabilis isolate aRanVar5 chromosome 7, aRanVar5.hap1, whole genome shotgun sequence genome includes a window with the following:
- the DHRS9 gene encoding dehydrogenase/reductase SDR family member 9: MFLYVFGCGVLLYLWWKIRDRLQISSIEDKYVMITGCDTGFGNFAARTFDEKGFRVLATCLTESGAAALKRETSRVKIILLDVTDEDNVKQVAKWVKIEVGEKGLWGLVNNAGIMGTLAPIDWLTIDDIRAPIEVNLLGLIHVTLSVLPLIKKAKGRIINVSSVGGRVAASGGGYFSSKFGVEGFNDSLRRDMKTFGVKVSCIEPGLFKTPLSDPKRVLEQRMAIWRKLPKTIQDEYGDNYVQIDAAMKQKLNYVRNSDLSLVVWCMEHALTSLHPRTRYSVGTDATFLWMPLSYMPSFIQDYVIMKNKVKIPTTG; the protein is encoded by the exons ATGTTTTTGTATGTGTTTGGTTGTGGCGTTCTCCTTTATCTGTGGTGGAAAATACGGGATCGTCTACAAATAAGCAGCATTGAAGACAAATATGTCATGATCACCGgttgtgacactggcttcgggaattTTGCTGCTCGAACATTTGACGAGAAAGGATTCAGAGTTCTGGCAACTTGCCTTACCGAATCTGGAGCAGCAGCTTTAAAACGAGAAACATCACGCGTTAAGATCATATTATTGGATGTGACTGATGAAGATAATGTAAAGCAAGTCGCTAAGTGGGTGAAAATTGAAGTTGGAGAAAAAG gtcTTTGGGGGCTAGTGAACAATGCGGGGATAATGGGAACTTTGGCTCCAATTGATTGGCTGACAATCGATGATATAAGGGCACCAATTGAAGTGAACTTATTAGGATTAATACACGTCACGTTATCTGTGCTGCCCTTGATCAAGAAAGCTAAAGGGAGGATTATCAATGTATCTAGTGTCGGTGGGAGAGTCGCAGCAAGTGGAGGAGGATATTTTTCATCTAAATTTGGAGTTGAAGGATTTAATGACAGTTTAAG GCGAGATATGAAAACTTTCGGAGTTAAAGTTTCTTGTATTGAGCCTGGACTTTTTAAAACTCCACTATCTGATCCAAAACGTGTGTTAGAACAGCGCATGGCTATCTGGCGAAAACTTCCAAAGACCATTCAAGACGAATATGGAGACAACTATGTACAAATAG ATGCAGCAATGAAACAAAAATTAAACTATGTCCGAAACAGTGACCTGTCTTTGGTCGTATGGTGCATGGAACACGCTCTGACCAGTCTGCACCCAAGGACGCGATACAGTGTTGGCACTGATGCTACTTTTCTCTGGATGCCACTTTCTTATATGCCATCATTCATACAAGACTATGTCATCATGAAAAATAAGGTAAAAATACCCACAACGGGGTAA